In Methanophagales archaeon, a single window of DNA contains:
- a CDS encoding YIP1 family protein: MVLSIGERLRGFLFSPSETFDNSKDDTIGDAFKYFVVILMIYALIISVLVAVAFSWFASMLGMLGIPMMALGAAVGPLFAVGFFILMLMIGIISVFIDGLWLHIWVYLFGGREGVEETLKAVMYGATPGCLFGWIPLVGLIWAVIVEIIGVRQLHGLSTEKAVLAVIIAIAIPLIIYAVIIAAFMATMPGPGLGPGPGLGPGHMIRP, from the coding sequence ATGGTATTAAGTATAGGAGAAAGACTTAGGGGGTTCCTGTTCAGCCCTTCGGAAACTTTTGACAACTCTAAGGACGATACGATTGGTGATGCCTTCAAGTATTTCGTGGTTATTCTGATGATATATGCATTGATCATTTCTGTCCTGGTCGCAGTGGCATTTTCGTGGTTCGCATCAATGTTGGGGATGCTCGGGATTCCTATGATGGCGCTAGGGGCAGCAGTGGGACCTTTGTTCGCAGTGGGCTTTTTTATCCTGATGCTCATGATCGGAATAATCAGTGTTTTCATTGATGGTCTCTGGCTTCACATCTGGGTATATCTCTTTGGTGGGAGAGAAGGAGTGGAAGAGACACTAAAGGCGGTGATGTATGGGGCAACGCCGGGGTGTTTATTCGGCTGGATCCCCTTAGTGGGACTAATATGGGCGGTTATTGTGGAGATTATAGGTGTACGGCAACTTCATGGGCTATCCACTGAAAAAGCAGTTCTTGCCGTGATTATTGCAATAGCTATTCCATTAATCATATACGCAGTTATAATCGCAGCGTTTATGGCGACGATGCCGGGACCAGGATTGGGACCTGGACCGGGTTTGGGACCGGGACACATGATCAGACCATGA